ATCTTTTGGATATGTCATCATATCCAATTGATGCGAGGTATTCATTTGTTAATGACCTTGATGATATCCAGCTATTAGCTATCCGCCAGTACCCTTTCCGAGTGTTTGCCCATTCCCAAGCTTTCCCTTTAGTTATTCCAAGTCGCTTAAGATTCTTAAACCTCGCACTTATTTTCTTCCATTGCTTCCATAAGTACATTCGAATTCTACGCCTGGTCCATTCGTTAAGGGCAATAATTCTACTCTTAATATCTGCAATAGCAAAATAACCTAACCAGCCTGTGGTGAACATTTTAAGTTCTTTAAGTGTCTGTTGAATTGACCTACCACGTTTACGACTTGTTATCTGCCTTATCCTGTCCTTGAACCGTTTTATGGACTCTTGGTGTGGTCGTATTCCAGCCTTTCCTCTAGCTTTGTAGAGG
The Natranaerobius trueperi DNA segment above includes these coding regions:
- a CDS encoding group II intron maturase-specific domain-containing protein, coding for LYKARGKAGIRPHQESIKRFKDRIRQITSRKRGRSIQQTLKELKMFTTGWLGYFAIADIKSRIIALNEWTRRRIRMYLWKQWKKISARFKNLKRLGITKGKAWEWANTRKGYWRIANSWISSRSLTNEYLASIGYDDISKRYEALHSNH